From the genome of Streptomyces sp. NBC_00523:
GCACGCTGGCGCTGGGGCTGAGCGTGGCCGCGTTCGGCTGGCTGCTGGTGTGGCGGCTGCGGGCGCGGACGTTCGGGGTGAGTACGCCGGCGGACGCGGCGTTCACGGCGGTGCTGCTGTTCACCACGACGAGCCGGGTGATCAGCCCGCAGTACATGCTGTGGCTGGTCGGTCTCGCGGCGGTGTGCCTGGTGCTGCGGGAGAGCCGGATGGGGTGGCCGGCCGTGCTGGTGGTGGCGGCCACCGGGGTGACGCAGCTGGAGTTTCCGATCGGCTTCGTCCATGTGGTGACGAGCGACGCGCAGGGCCTGACGCTGATGTTCCTGCGCAACGGACTGCTGGTCGCCGCGTGTGTGCTGGCGGCCGTGCGGCTGTGGCAGGACACCGTACGGACTCCGGTCCGCGAGGAAGCCCCGGAGGCGGTGGCGGAGCCCGCGCTCAGCCGAGCCGGTCGCGCAGATACACGCGCCAGCGCGCCGTGAAGTCCTGCGGGGTGGTGCCCAGGACCTCGTGCAGGGCGTCCTCGACCGCCCCGTCGCGCCCGTGGTGGGCGCCGACGGCCCGGTAGAAGGCGAACAGCTTCTCCTCGCCCCAGCGGTCCGCGATGAGCTCGCAGGCCAGCCAGCCGCCCTCGTACGCCTGCGCCAGCCGGTCCGCCTCCCCGGCGAAGGCGAAGTCCTCGTCCTCGGGCAGCCCGGCCGGTGCGTCACCGGCCCGGACCGCGTCCGCCAGCTCGGGGGCGATCTCCTCGGCGGTGCGGTCCTGGTCCCGGTAGGCCGCCCAGTCCGCGAAGCCCTCGGAGAGCCAGGTCGGGGTGGCCGACGAGGTCCGCTTGCGGGTGGCCACATGGGCGGTCTCGTGGGTGAGGACGACGCGCTGCCCGAACCCGCCGAGCAGGGCGTAAGCCTCCGGGTTGACGATCACCCGGTCGGCGGGGGCCTTCCCGGTGCCGCCGGTCTCGCCGGTGGTCACGGCCGCTATGCCCTTGTAGTTCGAGGCGGGCGACCCGAGCAGCCGGCCCATCTCCGTCACGCTGTCCGGCACCAGCACCACCACGCGCCCCGCCCACCTCTCCGGCCAGGCGGCGGAGACCGCGGGCACCGCCTCGTCCGCCGTCGCCGCGATGGCGTCCAGCTCGTCCCGGGTGCGGCCGACGCCCAGGACCAGGCTGTGCTTCCCGTGCACCACCTCGATGTCGCCCTGCTCCCACAGCTGCCCGGAGCTGCCGTCGGCGGCCCGGTCCGCGGTGACGTACCAGCGGCCGTCCGCCGGGTCCCGGGCAAGGTCCACGACCCGGTCGACGGAGACGGGGGCGCTGTCGTAGCCCGCGATCCGGTAGCCGAGCGTGACGTCGGCGGTGACCCGGTCCGCCCCGTGCGGGGTGAGGTGGGTCAGCCGGTAGGCCCAGGAGCCGAGCGGCACGTCCGCCAGCCGGGCGATCTCCCGGCGCTGGGCGGTGCGCAGCGCGGTGGCGTCCGGGTCGACGGCGGCGGCGTAGGCGGCCGGGTCGTGGTGCAGCACGGCGGCGGCGCGCCGGTCCAGGGTGGCGCGGACGCCCCGGGAGGTGCCGTCGGGCGCCCGGTCGGCCGGGGCGGAGCACCCGGCGGCGCACAGCAGCGCGGCGAGGACGGCACCCGCCGCCCGCCGCCGCCCGCCACGTATGCTCACCTGTTCGACCACATGACGAGCGTACGGGCTGTCGCCGGGCTCAGACCCGGGTGACCGAGGAGACGGGCATCATCCCGACGGGGTCGTAGCGGACCGGGGCGCCGGGGTACGGGGCGTGGATGACCTGGCCGTTCCCGACGTACATCGCGATGTGGCTGGCGTCCGCCCGGTAGGCGACGAGGTCTCCGGGGCGGGCCTCGGAGAGCGGCACCATGTGTCCGGCGTACCGCTGGGCCTGCGAGGTCCGGGGCAGGCTCACGCCCGCCTGGGCCCAGGCCCACTGCATCAGCCCGGAGCAGTCGAAGCCGGAGGGCCCGCTGGCGCCCCACACGTAGGGCCGGCCGAGCGCCTGCTGGGCGGCCAGGACGGCCGCGGCGGCGCGGGAGGAGCCCGCGGGGAGCCCGGCCAGGAGCCCGGCGCCCGGGTCGCGGCCGTCGCGCGAGGCGCGGGCCAGGGCGGCCCGCTGGGAGGCCGGGAGCGCCTTCAGCAGCTGCCTGGCGCGGGCGAGCTTGCGTTCGACGGTCCGCTTGTGGCGGCTGACGTCCTCCCGGCGGCGCTCCAGCCCGGCCAGCGAGCGGGCGGCCTCGGCCCGGGTCTGGGCGAGCGCCCGCTGGGCCCTGCGCAGTTCGGCGAGGGCGGTGGCCCGGTGGGTGTCGGCCAGGGTGACGGCGGCGGCCCGGTCGAGGTAGCTGTCGGGGTCCGAGGTGAGCAGCAGGGCCAGCGAGGGATCGATGCCGCCCGCCCGGTACTCCGCCCGGGCCGCGGAGCCCAGGTCGTCGCGCATGCGGTTGATGCGTTCCTGGCCCCGGGCGGCCCGGTCCTGGGCCCGGCTGAACTCGCCGCGCAGCCGGGTCACGTCCTCGCCGGCCCGGTTGTACCGCTCGGTGGCGCGCTCCGCCTCGGCGTAGAGGTGGTCGACGCGGGCCCCGGCGGTCTGCGGGGTGTCGTGCGGCTCGGCGTGCGCGGGGGCGGCGCCGAGCGTCGCGGCCGCGGTGGCGGCCGCCGCCGTCAGGACGGTGGCCCGGGCACCGCGAGCGGTACCGGGCTGTGTGGAACGGCGATGGGATCCCACAGGTCGCCGCACTCCCTTCCGCTGTACGCAGACGCGTGCGGCCCCTGCCACCCGGACGGGCGGACCGACGTATGGGAGCCGCGACAGCAGGCAGACAGTAACCGGGTGATCACGGAGCGGACAAAGACGCGCCGGTCCGACGGGGGCCACACACAGTGACGCCCCGCCGGTGACCTGTGGTCTCCGGCGGGGCGGGCGTCAGTACGGGGCGCGGGAATTCGCCCGTTCGGGCGCGGTTCAGATGCGCACGGCGGCGTAGATGCTGCCGATGGTGCTCATCGACTCGTAGCGGACGTACGCGCCGGGGTACGGGGCGTGCAGGACCTGGCCGTTGCCCGCGTAGAGGCCGACGTGCTCGTTGCCGTTGAAGAAGACCAGGTCGCCGGGGGCCAGCTGGCTGACGCCGATCCGGTGACCCTGGTTGACCTGGGTGTACGTGGTGCGGGTGATGTTGACGCCGGCCTGGGCGTAGGCCCACATGGTCAGGCCCGAGCAGTCGAACGAGTTGGGGCCGGTGGCCGCGGGGACGTACGGCTTGCCTATGCGGGTGGCGGCGGCGTTGAGGGCGGCCTTCCCGAGACCGGAGGCGGGGACCTCGTTGCCGAGCTCGACCCGGGTACCGGCGGCGCGGCTGGCGCGGGCCTCGTCCTGGCGCAGCTTCTCGCGCTCGGCGGCGGTGAGGGTGTTGAGCAGCCGGCGGGCCTCGGCCAGCTTCTCCTGCTGCTTCTTCTTCTTCTCACCGAGCGTCTTGCGGACGGAGGCGAGGTCGCTCAGCTTGTCCTGGGCCTCCTTGCGCTGCTGCGCGAGGGCCCGCTGCTTCTCCTGGACCTTCGACAGCGACTCGGTCTGCTTGGCCGTCAGCTGGTCGAGCGCGGACGCCTGGTCCAGGAAGCTGTCCGGGTCGGAGGAGAGGAAGAGCTGCACGGAGGGGTCGATGCCTCCGGAGCGGTACTGCGCGGCGGCGAGGGAACCGAGGCCGGACCGGAGCTGGTTGAGCTCCTCCTGGCCGCGGGCCACCTTGTCCTGGATCGCGCCGATCTGCTTCTCGAGCTTCTCCTGCTTCTCCTTGGCCCCGTTGTACTGCTCGGTGGCGGCTCCGGCCTCGTGGTAGAGCTTGTCGACCTTCGCCTTGACCTCGTTCTTGGTCGGCTTGGGGTCGGCGTGAGCGGCCTGGGAGGACAGGGCGACGGCCGCGGCTGCGGTCGCGGTGAGCACGGTCACACGAGTGCGGCTCGGCTGCTTGGGACGACGGTGGGACGCCACGAAGGCGAGCTCCTTCTTCCTCGAGCCGCCTACCGGATCTGTGGGGGAGTGGATCCCCGGCTCCGTGCACGTCACGGACTCGGCGGTTCCTTCGCCGCCACCCCGGATGGGTGATCGACCGCGCGAAGGTTCGAGGCCCGACCCTAGTGACCATCTTGTGATCAGTTCAAATCCTCACAGGAAAAATCTCGTCACACGCAGCACTTCTTTACCCACACCCCACGGCGTGTAGCGGCGACTTGACGGTCCGTTCCCTGATCTCGGGCGAACTCCCCACAAGGAACGCTAAACCCGCGAAAGCCGCTTCAGGAGCAAGGCGGACGCAACGGGCCTGGCCCCCGCCTTCGCCACTCCGTCGGCCACCTCGCGGTCCGTGGAGACCACCACCACGGGGCGTCCCGGCGGCTCGGCGCGCGCCAGTTGACGGATCAGCTCGTCGGCGGTGACCCCCGGCTTGCTGAACAGCACCCGCACCCCGCGCGGTGGCGCGAGAAGCACCGGGGCGGCCAGCTCCGCCCCGTCGAACACACACGTCATCTCCGCACCCGTGCGCGCCGCGAGGACCGAGAGCCCGCCGAGCAGCCGCAGCCGCTGCTTCTCCAGCGGCATCTGCGGATAACCCGTCTTGGTGACGTTGTAGCCGTCCACGATCAGATGGGCCTGCGGCAGCGCAAGCAGCTGGTCCAGCAGCGCCGGGTCGGTCTCCGAAAGGGCCCTGGCGGCGATGTCCTTGGGCGACATCCGGCCGGGCTCCACCGCGTCCACGCTGTCCGCCGGGCGGATCGAGGAGGGCGGCAGCGCCAGTTCGCGCCGCAGCCCGCCGGCCGCTTCGAGCACCGTGTCGAGCAGCAGCCGCAGCCGCATGTCCTCGACCGAGCGCCCCTCCCGGGCCGCCCTGCGACTCGCCTCGACGGTCGCCTCGGCCTCCCCGAGCCTCGCCCTCAGCCGCCGGGTCTCGCTCTCGGCGGCGGACACCTGGGCGGCCGCCTCGGCGCGTACGGTCTCGGTCTCGGCCTTGGACCTGCGCAGCGCCGCCTCACCGCGCTTGACCTCGCTGACCGCACTGCGCAGTTTGCGCTGGAGGGAGTCCGCCTCCTTGCGGGCGGCGTCCAGTTCGGCGCGGAGCCGTTCCGTCTCGCTCTTCGTGTGGGCCCGGGCCTCGGCCAGCTCCTCGCGCAGCCGCGCCACTTCGCGCCGGCTCTCCTCGCCGGCCCGCTCGGCGTCCGCGCGCTGGACCTCCTCGCCGGCCGCCGCGACCAGCTTCACCCAGCCGTCCGGGCGCAGCACGTACGCCGCCGCAGCCACGTCCACCGGGTCGGCGGCGGCAGGCGGCGCGCCGGACTCCAGCGCGCCCGCCAGCTCCGGCTGCGCCTCCCTGAGCCGGTCAGCGATGCGGCGGCGGAACCGGTCGTCGTTCGCCACGGCGGCGGCCATGGCGTTCCCGGCGAACTTGGCGCGCCGGGAGGCCGTGAAGCGGGCGTACTGCCTCAGCTGGGCGGGCAGTTCGGCGACCGTGAGGCCGCCGAACGCGTCGGAGACCAGTGCGACGACCCGGCGCCGTACCCCTTCGGGCAGCGGGCGGTCGAGCGCCTCCACGGCGTCGTCGGCCCCGTCGGCCGACGCGGCGCCGCCCTCGGGCTGCTCCACCATCCGTCACCCCATTGTGTTGTCTCCGCACGGCCCCGTCAGGAGTCGGCACCCGGCCTGTCGACGAGCTCGATCTGGTCCACCGCGTTGCACCAACGACAACGGACCGACTCGATGGTCTCACTGACCACCTCGCGTTCCTCGACGCTCGACTCACCGGCCAGGTCGAGGTGCACGTACTCCACGACCTTCGAGGACCGCGTCACGTCGAAGCGCGTGAGGTTCCCGCAGAGCGTGCAGCGCCAGCGGGTCGTGTCGGTCGGCTGGGGAACGGTCGTCATCGTGCGTCCTCTTTCGTCGAGCCGTGAGCTGCCGGACAAGGATCTCGCGGTGCGCCGTCGAACTGCGGATGCCCACCCGTCACCCTACGGCCTCGGCGCTTCCCGTCGGCACGGCGAGGCGGTCTGTCCCGTTCGCTCCGTTTGCGTCATGCTCTGTTCATGATCGATCGGCGGGCCGCGGCGGGCAGGCTCCTGCGCGCGGCGACTTCGGGCGGGCCACCGGTGACGTACGCCCTCATCGCCCTGTGCTGCGCGGTCTTCCTGATCAGCCCGCTCTCCGGATTCGTCCCGGTGCGCGGCGGCGCCGACGCGCTGCTCGCCGCGCAGGCGGGCTACTTCGAGCGGTGGGGCGTGATCCCGAGCGAGCTGTGGGACGGCTCGGCGCACGCGCTGCTCACCCCGTTCACCGCGCTGTTCGTGCACGGCAGCTGGCTGCACCTGCTGGGCAACATGCTGTTCCTGTACGTGTTCGGCGCGATGGCCGAGGAACGCATGGGGCACACCGAGTTCGCCCTGTTCTACCTGGGCTGCGGCTATCTGGCGCTGCTCGCGTACGCCGCCGCGCACGCCACGTCCGACCAGACGCTCGTCGGCGCCTCGGGGGCGATCTCGGCGGTGCTCGGGGCGTTCCTCTACCTCTTCCCCCGGGCCCGGGTGACCAGCGTCTTCCCGTTCCTGCTGTTCCTGCCGCTGCGCTTCCCCGCGTGGGTGGTGCTGATCTTCTGGTTCGTGCTCCAGTGGCTGGCCGCCGAGGGCGCGGGAAGCGGCCCGGGCGTGGCGTACCTGGCCCACGTCGTCGGCTTCGCGACCGGCTTCCTGTACGCCTGGGGCCGCTACAGGCGCGACACCGGAGGCCCTAGAGTGAAGTCTCCAGCCACGGCCACCGAGGGAGAAACACAGCCGTGATCACCGCGATCGTGCTCATCAAAACCAGCGTGGACCGGATTCCCGAGATCGCCGAGGCCATCGCCGCGCTGGACAGCGTCAGCGAGGTCTTCTCGGTCACCGGCACCTACGACCTGATCGCCATGGTCCGGGTGGCCAAGCACGACGACCTGGCCGAGGTCATCCCCGGCCGGATCAGCAAGATCCCGGGCGTCGAGGGGACCGACACCCACGTGGCCTTCCGCACGTACTCGCAGCACGACCTGGAGGCCGCGTTCTCCATCGGCCTGGACGCGTAACGGCATACGCCGAAGCCGGGTACGGATCCCGTACCCGGCAGACCCACCGGTCCGTCAGACCTGGGCAGCGCCCCGGTCCGGCACGCAACGGCCGTCCTCGGTGCGGTACTTCCAGCGCGCCCCGTCGCTCACCAGCTCGCGGACCGCGCGCAGGAAGCGCTCGACGTGCTCGTCCGGGGTCCCGGCGCCGAAGCTGACCCGGATCGCGTTCAGGGACCGCTCGCCCGGCTCCGCCTCCGGCGCGCCGCACTCCCCCGCCTCGCCCGGGTCGCTGCCGAGCAGGGTGCGCACGAGCGGGTGGGCGCAGAAGAGGCCGTCGCGCACCCCGATGCCGTACTCGGCGGAGAGCGCGGCGGCGAAGTGCGAGCTGTTCCAGCCCTCCACCACGAACGAGATCACGCCGACCCTCGGCGCGTCGTCGCCGAACAGCGAGAGCACCTTCACCTCGGGGACCTCGGCCAGCCCCGCCAGGACCTCGCGGACGAGGTGCTGCTCGCGGGCGACCAGCCGGTCGAATCCGGCCTCGGTGAGCGCCTTGCAGGCGGAGGCGATGGAGTAGACGCCGATGACGTTGGGCGAACCGGCCTCGTGGCGGGCGGCCGTGGTGTGCCACTCGACGTCCACCCCGCCGTCCGCGCGCCGGGCCACCGTGCGGGACGCGCCGCCGCCGGCCAGGTACGGCTCGGCGTCGCACAGCCAGTCGGCCCGGCCGGCCAGGACGCCCGAGCCGAACGGCGCGTACAGCTTGTGCCCGGAGAAGGCGACCCAGTCCACGTCCAGCTCGGCGATGTCCACGGGGTGGTGCGGGGCGAGCTGGGCGGCGTCCAGGACGATCCGGGCACCGTGCGCGTGCGCGGCGGCGGCCAGCTCCCGTACGGGCCACAGCTCGCCGGTCACGTTGGAGGCGCCGGTGACGCAGACCAGCGCGGAGCCGTGGGGCTCCCGGTCCGCGAGGGCCGCCTCCAGCGTGGCGACGGCCTGGGCGGGGGTGCGCGGGGCGTTCAGGTAGGTGACGCGGGCGTCGCGCCAGGGCAGCAGCGAGGCGTGGTGCTCGGTCTCGAAGACGAACACCTGGCAGTCGGCGGGCAGCGCGGCGGCCAGCAGGTTCAGCGAGTCCGTGGTGGACCGGGTGAAGACCACCTGGTCCTCGGGGCGGCAGCCCAGGAACTCCGCCACGGTGGCCCGGCTGGACTCGAAGAGGTCCGTGGAGAGCTGCGAGAGGTACCCGGCGCCCCGGTGCACGCTGCCGTAGTACGGGGCGTACGCGGCCACGTCGTCCCAGACCCGCTTCAGCGCCGGGGCGCTCGCCGCGTAGTCCAGCGCCGCGTAGCCGACCTCACCGCCGGTGACCAGCGGGACGAGGACATCCTCGCCCAGAACCGGCAGCGGGGCACAAAGCGACTGGTCGGCGGCAGCGGTGAAGACAGACATGGCGAACTCCCGTAACAGGCAGGCGAATTCCGCGTACCGGCACAGACGCGGCAGCACGGAGTGAAAGAAGAGGGGTGTGCGGAGAAGGGCCTCGGGCCCTAACGCATTCGCTTGCTCACAAGAGGCTCCCTGGGGACCAAGGACCCCACGGGTGGACGTCACGCGACGTCGAGGGGTCCGCGCTTGCCGCAGACCTCGCTGCCTGCGGCCTGGTCTTCACCCGGGGCACCCCGCCACGGACGGAGGGTTGCCGGACAGCGGGCCGGGGCCGTAGTCGCTGTCACTCATGACCTGCCCAGCATCTTGCCATACCTACGGGAACGCGCAAGGCGCAGTCCGCGATCCGGACTGCGCCCTGCCGCACATCGACGCGCTCACGCGTTGCTGGCGACGACCCATCTCTCCAGCGCCCGCCCGGCCGCACCCGAGTCGATCGACTCGGCGGCCTTCGCCATACCGGCCCGGATCTGCTCGGTGAGCGGCTCCTCGCCCGGATCCAGCGCGACCAGCGCCGCCGCCGAGTTGAGCAGCACGGCGTCCCGTACCGGACCGGTCTCCCCGGCCAGCAGCCGGCGCGCCACATCCGCGTTGTACGAGGCGTCGGCGCCGCGCAGCGCCTCCACCGGGACCAGCTCGACGCCCACGTCGCGCGGGTCGAAGCTCTCCTCGCGGACCACACCGTCCCGGGCCACCCAGACCCGCGAGGTCGCCGTGGTGGTGAGCTCGTCCAGGCCGTCGTCGCCCCGGAAGACCAGGGCGGAGTTGCCGCGCTCGGCGAGGACGCCCGCGACGATGGGGGCCATGCGCAGATCGGCCACCCCGATCGCCTGGGAGCGCACCCTGGCCGGGTTGGTGAGCGGGCCCAGGATGTTGAACGTGGTCGGCGCGCCCAGCTCCGCACGCGCCTTGGCCGCGTGGCGCAGTGCGGGGTGGAACTTCACCGCGAAGCAGAAGGTGATGCCCGCCTCCTCGGCCACCTCCACCACGCGCCGGGGAGCCAGCTCCAGGTTGACGCCGAGCTTGCCGAGCACGTCGGACGAGCCGCTGGCCGAGGAGGAGGCGCGGCTGCCGTGCTTGACGACCTTCGCCCCGGTGCCGGCCACGACGATCGCGGACATCGTGGAGATGTTGACGGTCTTCGCCATGTCGCCGCCGGTGCCGACGATGTCCACGGTGCGGCCGGGCACCTCGATGGTCGTGGCGTGCTCGTACATCGCGCGGACCAGGCCGGAGACCTCGGTGACCGTCTCGCCCTTGGCGCGCAGGGCGACCGCGAATCCGGCGATCTGCACGTCGGTCGCCTCGCCGCTCATGATGCGGTCCATGGCCCAGGCGGTGGCGTCGGCGCCCAGGTCCTCGCCGCGCAGCAGGGGGGTCAGCACGCCGGGCCAGGAGAAGGCCGCCACGCTGTCGCCGCCGTCCGGGGTCACAACGTTCATGGTCCGCTCCTGGGGTCCACAGCCGATAAGGGATCGGCTCCACCCTATCGAGCCCCCGGGACGGCAAAGAGCCCCGTCCAGCGAATGGACGGGGCTCTCGCCGTGGCGATCAGAACGGGTGATCAGTGGTGGCCGTGGCCGCTGGTGATCTCCTTGTACTCCTCGGCGGTGGGCTTGGCGATCTGGCTGTCCTCGCCGTACAGGCTCTTGCTGAGCCGCGCCCGGACCTTGGTGATCCTGGAGACCTTGCGCTCCACACCGTTCTCGTCGACCGTCGGGCCGATCTCGAGCGGCTGGTACTGCTCGTGCGCGGTGAGGGCGTACCGGGCCTCCGGCGACAGCGGCTCGTGGACCTCCACGAACTCACCGTGCGGCAGGCGCTTGATGAGCCCGGACTCGCGGCCGTGCAGCACCTTCTCCTTGTCACGGCGCTGAAGGCCGAGGCAGATCCGCCGGGTCGCGACGAACGCGATGACCGGGCCGACGAAGAAGGCGATACGGACGAACCAGCTGATCGAGTTGAGCGAGAGGCTGAAGTGCGTCGCCCAGATGTCGTTGCCGCCGCCGATCAGCATGACGAAGTAGATCGTCACCCAGGCGACACCGAGGGCCGTCCGGGTCGGCGCGTTGCGCGGCTTGTCCAGGATGTGGTGCTCGCGCTTGTCGCCGGTGATCCAGGACTCGATGAACGGCCACATGGCCAGCGCACCGAGCACCACACCGAACAGGACGAGCGGGATGAAGACGCCCAGGACCAGCGTGTGGCCCCAGAGGTTGATCTCCCAGCCCGGCATCACACGGACGAAGCCCTCGGCGAAGCCCATGTACCAGTCCGGCTGGGCGCCCGTGGACACCTGGTCGGGACGGTACGGGCCGATGGCCCAGATCGGGTTGATCGAGGCGATCGCCGCGATGACCGCGATGAAGCCGAAGACCAGGAAGAAGAACCCGCCGGCCTTCGCCATGTACACCGGCAGCAGGGGCATGCCGACGACGTTCTTGTTCGTCTTGCCGGGACCCGCGAACTGGGTGTGCTTGTGGTAGAAGACCAGGATCAGGTGGCCGACCACGAGCCCGAGCATGATGCCCGGCAGCAGCAGGATGTGGATCGAGTAGAACCTCGCGATGATGTCGCCGCCGGGGAACTCCCCGCCGAACAGGAACATCGAGATGTACGTACCCACGATCGGCGTCGACAGGATCGCGCCCTGGGTGAAGCGGACACCCGTACCGGAGAGCAGGTCGTCCGGCAGCGAGTAACCGGTGAAGCCGGTGAACATGCCGAGGACGAACAGCAGGAAGCCGAACAGCCAGTTGATCTCGCGCGGCTTGCGGTACGCGCCGGTGAAGAACACGCGCATCATGTGCACGAACATGCCGGCCAGGAAGATGACCGCGGCCCAGTGGTGGATCTGCCGGACCAGCAGACCACCGCGGACGTCGAAGCTGATGTTCAGCGTCGAGGCGTACGCCTCCGACATCCGGATGCCCTGCATGGGCTCGTACGGGCCGTGGTAGACGACCTCGTTCATGCTCGGGTGGAAGAACAGCGTCAGGTACACACCCGTGAGGATGATGATGATGAAGCTGTAGAGGCAGATCTCACCGAGCATGAAGGACCAGTGGTCCGGGAAGATCTTGCGCATGTTGGCCTTGGCGAGGGAGTAGATCCCCAGCCGGCCGTCGGCCCAGTCGGCCACCCGCTCACCGGCGGGCGCCTTGCGGTTGCCCGGCGCGGAGGCACCGGGTGTGTTCGTCGCAGTACTCATCCGCGCTCCCAGAATGCAGGACCGACGGGCTCTTCGAAGTCACCGAGCGCCTGGAGGTTGCCCTCGCTGTTCACGCCGATCCGCAGCTGCGGGAGGGCGTGGCCGGCCGGACCGAAGATGACGCGGGCGCCGTCGGAGAGGTCGAAGGTGGACTGGTGGCACGGGCAGAGCACGTGGTGCGTCTGCTGCTCGTACAGGCTGATCGGGCAGCCGACGTGCGTGCAGATCTTCGAGAAGGCCACGATGCCCTCGTGCGCCCACTCGCGCTCGCGCTTGTCCTTGATGTCGTCCGGCTCGATGCGGATGATCATCAGGGCGGCCTTGGCGATCTGGGTCTGGAAGTCCTCGTCGTGCTCCTCCAGGCCCTCGGGCATGGCGAAGGTCAGCGAACCGACGACCACGTCCTCGGGACGCAGCGGCTCCATCGTGTTCATGTTGACGAGCTGCTTGCCCTCGGCCCACAGGGTCTTGCGGAGCTTCTTCTCCGGCAGCGGACCCAGGTCGCGCAGCAGCACCACGCCGGAGAGCGGCACCAGGGCCAGCGCGCCGAACATGGTGTTGCGGATCAGCTTGCGACGGCCGAGCGCGGACTCCCGGGCGCCGTCCGCGAAGTCGGACAGCACCTTCGCCTTGACCTCGGGCGTCGCCTCGATGGCGTGCCGGTCGTCGGCGACCTCCACGTCGGACATCAGGGTGCGCGCCCAGTGGACGGCGCCCGCGCCGATCAGGAAGAGCGCCAGACCCAGGGTCAGACCCAGGGAGAAGTTGAGGGCGCTGACATGACCGAACGGGAAGATGAAGACGATCTTGTCGACCGGGAAGATGACGTAGGAGGCGATGAAGCCCACCGTCGCCAGCATGGACAACAGGAACATGGTCGCGACGGTGCGCTCGGAGCGCTTCGCGGCCCGCTCGTCGATGTCCTGGATGCGCGGCCTGTGGGCCGGCAGCCCCGGGTCGGCGAACGGGTCGTCGTGCGCCTTGTCCACCGCGGCGTGCGCGGTGCCCTGCGCGTCGGGCAGGTTCTCTTCTGGAATCTCTTGGCTACTCATGACTTCTTGGCCTTAGCGGTGTGGGCCGCGACCCAAATGGCAACTGCGATCAGACCGCCCAGACCGAAGATCCAGCCGAACAGGCCCTCGCTGACCGGACCCAGGCCACCGAGTGCGAGGCCGCCGGGGGACTCGGCTTCGGAGCCGTTCACGG
Proteins encoded in this window:
- a CDS encoding C40 family peptidase, whose translation is MGSHRRSTQPGTARGARATVLTAAAATAAATLGAAPAHAEPHDTPQTAGARVDHLYAEAERATERYNRAGEDVTRLRGEFSRAQDRAARGQERINRMRDDLGSAARAEYRAGGIDPSLALLLTSDPDSYLDRAAAVTLADTHRATALAELRRAQRALAQTRAEAARSLAGLERRREDVSRHKRTVERKLARARQLLKALPASQRAALARASRDGRDPGAGLLAGLPAGSSRAAAAVLAAQQALGRPYVWGASGPSGFDCSGLMQWAWAQAGVSLPRTSQAQRYAGHMVPLSEARPGDLVAYRADASHIAMYVGNGQVIHAPYPGAPVRYDPVGMMPVSSVTRV
- a CDS encoding C40 family peptidase — protein: MASHRRPKQPSRTRVTVLTATAAAAVALSSQAAHADPKPTKNEVKAKVDKLYHEAGAATEQYNGAKEKQEKLEKQIGAIQDKVARGQEELNQLRSGLGSLAAAQYRSGGIDPSVQLFLSSDPDSFLDQASALDQLTAKQTESLSKVQEKQRALAQQRKEAQDKLSDLASVRKTLGEKKKKQQEKLAEARRLLNTLTAAEREKLRQDEARASRAAGTRVELGNEVPASGLGKAALNAAATRIGKPYVPAATGPNSFDCSGLTMWAYAQAGVNITRTTYTQVNQGHRIGVSQLAPGDLVFFNGNEHVGLYAGNGQVLHAPYPGAYVRYESMSTIGSIYAAVRI
- a CDS encoding NYN domain-containing protein produces the protein MEQPEGGAASADGADDAVEALDRPLPEGVRRRVVALVSDAFGGLTVAELPAQLRQYARFTASRRAKFAGNAMAAAVANDDRFRRRIADRLREAQPELAGALESGAPPAAADPVDVAAAAYVLRPDGWVKLVAAAGEEVQRADAERAGEESRREVARLREELAEARAHTKSETERLRAELDAARKEADSLQRKLRSAVSEVKRGEAALRRSKAETETVRAEAAAQVSAAESETRRLRARLGEAEATVEASRRAAREGRSVEDMRLRLLLDTVLEAAGGLRRELALPPSSIRPADSVDAVEPGRMSPKDIAARALSETDPALLDQLLALPQAHLIVDGYNVTKTGYPQMPLEKQRLRLLGGLSVLAARTGAEMTCVFDGAELAAPVLLAPPRGVRVLFSKPGVTADELIRQLARAEPPGRPVVVVSTDREVADGVAKAGARPVASALLLKRLSRV
- a CDS encoding rhomboid family intramembrane serine protease — translated: MIDRRAAAGRLLRAATSGGPPVTYALIALCCAVFLISPLSGFVPVRGGADALLAAQAGYFERWGVIPSELWDGSAHALLTPFTALFVHGSWLHLLGNMLFLYVFGAMAEERMGHTEFALFYLGCGYLALLAYAAAHATSDQTLVGASGAISAVLGAFLYLFPRARVTSVFPFLLFLPLRFPAWVVLIFWFVLQWLAAEGAGSGPGVAYLAHVVGFATGFLYAWGRYRRDTGGPRVKSPATATEGETQP
- a CDS encoding Lrp/AsnC family transcriptional regulator translates to MITAIVLIKTSVDRIPEIAEAIAALDSVSEVFSVTGTYDLIAMVRVAKHDDLAEVIPGRISKIPGVEGTDTHVAFRTYSQHDLEAAFSIGLDA
- a CDS encoding aminotransferase class V-fold PLP-dependent enzyme, which translates into the protein MSVFTAAADQSLCAPLPVLGEDVLVPLVTGGEVGYAALDYAASAPALKRVWDDVAAYAPYYGSVHRGAGYLSQLSTDLFESSRATVAEFLGCRPEDQVVFTRSTTDSLNLLAAALPADCQVFVFETEHHASLLPWRDARVTYLNAPRTPAQAVATLEAALADREPHGSALVCVTGASNVTGELWPVRELAAAAHAHGARIVLDAAQLAPHHPVDIAELDVDWVAFSGHKLYAPFGSGVLAGRADWLCDAEPYLAGGGASRTVARRADGGVDVEWHTTAARHEAGSPNVIGVYSIASACKALTEAGFDRLVAREQHLVREVLAGLAEVPEVKVLSLFGDDAPRVGVISFVVEGWNSSHFAAALSAEYGIGVRDGLFCAHPLVRTLLGSDPGEAGECGAPEAEPGERSLNAIRVSFGAGTPDEHVERFLRAVRELVSDGARWKYRTEDGRCVPDRGAAQV
- the trpD gene encoding anthranilate phosphoribosyltransferase, with the translated sequence MNVVTPDGGDSVAAFSWPGVLTPLLRGEDLGADATAWAMDRIMSGEATDVQIAGFAVALRAKGETVTEVSGLVRAMYEHATTIEVPGRTVDIVGTGGDMAKTVNISTMSAIVVAGTGAKVVKHGSRASSSASGSSDVLGKLGVNLELAPRRVVEVAEEAGITFCFAVKFHPALRHAAKARAELGAPTTFNILGPLTNPARVRSQAIGVADLRMAPIVAGVLAERGNSALVFRGDDGLDELTTTATSRVWVARDGVVREESFDPRDVGVELVPVEALRGADASYNADVARRLLAGETGPVRDAVLLNSAAALVALDPGEEPLTEQIRAGMAKAAESIDSGAAGRALERWVVASNA